gaaacaacaaagaaaaaatatttatcaaaatagttgaaaaATAATTCTCTGTGAATCGACTGATAGATTAATcgactaatcattgcagctgtacttgtataaactgtttagttatttaatttagaacaatacatcatattttataaactcttcttatgttttattaatgcaCAAATctcaataaaaaagtaaaggaagATGTAAgcaaagctgtcagataaatgtcgtggagttaaaagtacaatatttccctctgaaatgcagaggagtaaaagtacttagtggcatgaaaagaaaatactcaagtacaagtacatcaaattcatacaaaaatacagtaattgagtaaatgtacgTAGTAACACTCCACTACTGGCTTGGacttgtaattttgtgtgtacttcttttatatactgtatctacacatgcacactgactTCAGTTCAAGTCCCAACATTGGAATGAATGTGTCTCAGTGAGCGTGTGTAGAACTGGTTTCAGTCAGTGATTTTAAGCTCGGGTGCATTTTACACCTGGCAAGCCTCAATTAAACTTCAGGAAAGAAAAGCATTGCCTGACACCAGCGTCCATAGCTGAGCAGCCAGCCAGAACAGGTGACAGGAATTCCCCAGCAAACCTTCGACTCCACCCTCCAGGTAGAGAATACACACGGCAGATAAACCTCCAGACAGAGGAGACCATGACAATGCGCACCTTGATCACTGCTCTCAGTCGGTGAATCTTCATGCCGGAGGAAGAACTTGACTTCTTGTTTCCGAGGCCCCCATTTCTGCAGATGCTCATACATCATGTGTTCGAAGGGGATCGCTCGCtctaaaagagacagaaaagttaTGACTGGTTAACATATTTGTCTTGTCGACAACAACGGATCTAATTCTGTTTTCTTGTATATGTCCAATAAGTGAAAAGCAAAACTCTGTGTGCCACTTAAAAgcacactttaaccctttgaaacttgcaCAAAATGGCTTGATTCAATGAACATGGGAagtaggcaatgagcaacaaagaaagaaattaccccaaaattagtgagaaattagtaaaaaatttacaagaaaattacctgttacttatttaatttaattaattaattaaatgaattacCCAATCcaataattttgttttcctagataatacagctgcacagtgcacaatttaaaaaaggcttctttaaccctaaccctaaccctttttttttaaattaagtagcctatttttattatttattttaaaatcaactaACAAACACTTCCTTTAATCCTGTGGGCGTCCTCGCTGTCTCGAGGAAATGTCTGTCCCTTTATGAGTCCACTGTTTGTTGCTGCAGTGCAGCCTGTGTCAGTAACCTCAGTGATCTTTATTCTGGTTcgtgtttttttcattgtctgcaCATCTTTTAGGGTGGATTACCCTTCATTAATAAATAAGCTATGCTGGCTTTTAGCGTGAACGACTTTTATTCTACTTTGCAGTGGTCACTGTGGCTGTaagagtcagtgtttgatttgtctgttctgaacaaacatggcggtgcaacatggtgatctccatGGATGAGAACCTGCttccttatgtagatataaacaactCGTTccaaggtgacaaaaacacaacgattcatattttcaggtgattatacactaacaaaaacttacttattttattagatTCAAAATATATCAATGCATctccctaaattctacacactggacctttaaatattgaaaataaaaatgtaagcaTGGCAAAGTTGCaatttttcctgtttcctgctgCCCTAAGGACTTActgttttgctcagtttttggAGGGGGTTGTTTCTGCATCAAACTGGATAGAGCCTGCGTACAGGGATTGCAGAGATGATGTACAACAGGCCAGTGTAAACTTGGCTTGGGAGTGAATGAAAGGAAAGTGTGTGCATTTGATGTTAATGCACTGACAACTACAATGATTAAAATGCTAATCCAGTAAAGACCATCACAGAACAAAGGATAAACTTGTGACCTATAAGTCACTTTAATATTGTCATGGCAAATTAACAGCATAAAGTTTTCAGACTCAAGTGATGATATCCCTATAAAAATTGGGATTGAAGGACAACTACATGAGCcaaaacttttttcatatttcaagaGAACGGTGCTCTGCGGGCAAAGAGCGACAAGGGACAGAGACAAAGGAGCAGACGACTGCATTGTCGGGCACCAGCCGAACACGATTGCATAACGTGGGTTAATAAAGCCCTCGGCTGGGTCGCTGTTTTCAACAGGGGAGTGGCCCCTCAGCAAAAAACGCTGATAACACCGGGTGTGTCAGCATGACTGTGTTGATGGGAGCCAACCATTTGGACCGAGTGGAATCTGATGTGACAGTGCTGCGGACTGTGCCAGTACGTAACCTTTTTTTGACCTCCAGATGTGAGCTTTAAgtataataatattttctacTGTACTTTTGTTAGTACatgcttttctccttttttttttaaagaaaaatgtgccCTATGTCCACCATTTTCCTCCACTCAGGTAGTCATGCATGGCCCGGCTTGGCAACTGAACCTTCGTTAATTAAGTGCTTGTTTCTTCAGTAATGAGGAAGGCTAAAGGCTTCTGCTTTATATAATTAAATTCTTGTGCATTTAAGTGAAGTGTCAAGCTCACTGATAATGAGTTTCAGATTCGTGCACTGCTGATGACACccactttaaaaatgcagagCAGTGAGTATTGCATCCCACAATAAAAGAAGCACTCACCACTCTGAACTCTCCCTAACGAGCAGCACTTTTTCAACCAGCTCTTACCGTTGCCTCTCCAGACCTCAGCCAGGTGGCAGCCGCTCTCGCCGGGCTCTTTGCAGAACTCGACGACATCCCGGCACGTCGTCTCAGGGGTGATGGGCACCTCAGTCACAGCCTGTTCCCCATCACTGAGGTACACCGTCAATATcatctgaaaaagaaataaaaatgtaaaaatcatgaaagaagaacataaaaaacaagccaaattgTGTTACTGATTATTAATCACTCAAAGGCAGCTTGTAACTTATACTACAGCTAGAGTAAAATGGTTAATAATAGGAAGAGAGAATAGGATGATGA
This genomic interval from Plectropomus leopardus isolate mb unplaced genomic scaffold, YSFRI_Pleo_2.0 unplaced_scaffold13972, whole genome shotgun sequence contains the following:
- the LOC121964089 gene encoding apoptosis-stimulating of p53 protein 1-like, with the protein product MILTVYLSDGEQAVTEVPITPETTCRDVVEFCKEPGESGCHLAEVWRGNERAIPFEHMMYEHLQKWGPRKQEVKFFLRHEDSPTESSDQGSQQSQDQTSRRSGNTGEKHNENGRIISVSLLDDITGPKRIIALAFAWTAAQTLRAFSPASRADHPLTETLLRKEQRCLK